GCGGGCGCAGTACGTGGAGCAGCGGATTGTGCCGCTCGAACGCCTTGCCCAGCGACAGCACGCGGGGGCCGAGCACGTAGCGGGCGTCTTCGCCGCGGCGGATCACGTAGCCCATCTGCTCCATCGTGCCGCACAGACGCATGACGCGGGATTTGTGGATGCCCAGAGCGCCGCTCAGCTCCGTCAGCGAAGCCGAGCCCTCCGTTTCGAGAAAATCGAGCGCTTCGAGACTGAACACGACCGAGGCGTTCAGCCGTTCGGATTCTTTGACGCGGTTTTTCAGCTCCATGCGGAGTCCTCCTTGCGGGACGGCGTTCGCCGCAAAAGCGGGCGCGCCGCCGGCGCGTTGAATTTCGGCGGGAGGCTTGACAACCTTCGCTGGCTTGCTAAAATAATAGCAATTTTTAAAAATAGAATCAAGTGTCGTAAAAATAGAATTTTTTGCGGGCGTCATTTTAAGTGAATCGCATGAAACGGAGGATTCTCGATGAAGGAAAAAATGTTTGCGCTGATCGACGCGTTGAAGCCGGAGCTGTCGGCGATGTCCGACGACATTTACGATCATCCCGAGGTCGGCCTGACGGAGGTCCACGCCTCGTCGCTGCTGACGGGATGGCTGGAGAAGCGCGGCTTCGCGGTGGAGCGCGGCGTCGGCGGCCTGCCCACGGCCTTCCGCGCCGTGTACCGCCGCGGCGAAGGCGGCCCGCGCATCGGCCTGCTCTGCGAGTACGACGCGCTGCCCGCGCTGGGGCACGCCTGCGGCCACCAGATGCAAGGGCCGTGCATCCTCGCGGCCGCCGCGGCGCTGAAGGATTCCGACCTGCCCGGCCCGTTCTCGGTGGTCGTCTACGGCACGCCCGCCGAGGAGACGGAGGGCGGCAAGATCCTCATGATCAAAAACGGCGACTGCTTCCACGACATCGACGTGGCCCTGATGATGCACGGCAGCGGCGAGACGACGACCGACATCAAATCGATGGCGCTGACGAACTTCTTCGTCGCCTATCGCGGCACGGCGGCGCACGCGGCGATCAAGCCCGAACTGGGGCGCAGCTCGCTGGACGCGATGTCGCTGGCGTTCCACGGCGTGGAGTGCCTGCGCGAGCACGTCAAGGAGGACACGCGCATCCACTACAACATCACGGACGGCGGCGGCACGGGCGCGAACACGGTGCCGTCTTTCACCAAAGCGCAGTTCTACGTGAGGTCCTACAACCGCGCCTATCTGGAGAGCGTGATCGCGCGCTTCCTCAAGGTGCTGCGCGGCGCGGCCATGATGACGGAAACGGAAGTGGAGATCGAGCGCCGCAAGGACGTGGACAACAAAATCCCGGCGTTGAAGCTGAACGACGTGATCATGGAAAACGCGCGCGCCGTGAACGCGCCGGCGATCCGCCCGCCGCGCCAGAAGACCGGCTCGACCGATCTCGGCAACGTCATGCAGCTCATGCCGGGTTCGTGCATCCGCGTGGCCTTCGTGCCCGAGGGTTCGCCCTCGCACTCGCAGGCGTACCTCGACGCCGGCAAGACGGATACGGCCCACAGCGCCATCGTCACCGGCGCCAAGGTGCTGGCCGCCACGGCGGCCGACATGATCTCCGTCCCCGGTCTGCTGGACGAAATCAAAAAAGAGTTCGCAACGCGCAAGGCGCAGCTCGAGGCTGAGTCGCGCGCGTAGGTACAAGCGTCGCGGTCTTTTGGGTTTTATCGTTGGAAGCGAATTTATGAGGAGGGGTTCGTTATGTCCGAAGAAGTGAAGGCGGCTGTTCCCGCAAAGCCAAAGAAGGCGATGAACACGCTGGTGATCATTTTCGCCGTCGTCGTGGCCGCCTGCCTGGCGACGTGGATCATTCCCGCCGGCGAGTTCGACCGCGTCAAAGTCGGTTCGCGCTCCGTCGTCGACGCGGCGTCGTTCCACTGGGTAGAGAAAAGTCCCGTCAATCCGCTGCTGATCCCACTGCACATCGCCAGGGGCGCCAAGAGCGCCGTCGATCTGCTGTTCATGCTGCTGTGTTCCGGCGCGGCCTTCGCCGTCGTCATCAAGTCGGGGGCCATGCACTCGTCGATCGGCACGCTGGCGCTGAAATATCGCGAGCGCAAATCGATGTTCGTGCTCTCGATGTTCGTGCTGTTCTGCTTCATCATGCTCACGCGCGGCCTCGTCGAATTCGTGGCCTTCGCGCCGGTGCTGGTGATGATCTGCCTGGCGCTGGGGCTCGATTCGGTCACCGCCGTCGCCATCATGACCGGCGGCACGGCCGTCGGCTTCGCCACCGGCATGCTCCAGCCCAGCACGACGCTGATCGCCCAGGAGCTGGCGGGGCTGGCTCCCTTCTCGGGGCTGTGGTACCGCGCCATCTGCTTCGGCCTGTATATGGTTCTCACGGGCTTTTTGATCTGGCGCTACACGGTGAAGATCTCCAACGATCCTACGGCTTCGCCCATGTACGACCTGGACAAGGCTGAGAACCTCGGCGATTCCGACGCGATCGAGGCCTACGGCCCCATGGACGCGAGCAAGTGGCTGGTGACGCTGGCGACCGTGGCGGCAATGGCGCTGATGGTCTACGGCAGCATCCGGTGGAAGT
This sequence is a window from Pyramidobacter sp. YE332. Protein-coding genes within it:
- a CDS encoding M20 family metallopeptidase, with product MKEKMFALIDALKPELSAMSDDIYDHPEVGLTEVHASSLLTGWLEKRGFAVERGVGGLPTAFRAVYRRGEGGPRIGLLCEYDALPALGHACGHQMQGPCILAAAAALKDSDLPGPFSVVVYGTPAEETEGGKILMIKNGDCFHDIDVALMMHGSGETTTDIKSMALTNFFVAYRGTAAHAAIKPELGRSSLDAMSLAFHGVECLREHVKEDTRIHYNITDGGGTGANTVPSFTKAQFYVRSYNRAYLESVIARFLKVLRGAAMMTETEVEIERRKDVDNKIPALKLNDVIMENARAVNAPAIRPPRQKTGSTDLGNVMQLMPGSCIRVAFVPEGSPSHSQAYLDAGKTDTAHSAIVTGAKVLAATAADMISVPGLLDEIKKEFATRKAQLEAESRA
- a CDS encoding YfcC family protein — protein: MSEEVKAAVPAKPKKAMNTLVIIFAVVVAACLATWIIPAGEFDRVKVGSRSVVDAASFHWVEKSPVNPLLIPLHIARGAKSAVDLLFMLLCSGAAFAVVIKSGAMHSSIGTLALKYRERKSMFVLSMFVLFCFIMLTRGLVEFVAFAPVLVMICLALGLDSVTAVAIMTGGTAVGFATGMLQPSTTLIAQELAGLAPFSGLWYRAICFGLYMVLTGFLIWRYTVKISNDPTASPMYDLDKAENLGDSDAIEAYGPMDASKWLVTLATVAAMALMVYGSIRWKWKYQELSATFIGLAIVAGLCARMSPSAIAKTFVDGAKTMVMVFFLVAAARAISSILADGKVLDTIVYALGEALKLVPAWLQAPAMFIANLLINTVIPSGSGQAAAVMPIMLPLADIIGMTRQTAILAFNFGDGFCNWVIPTSSALMAVLGIVNMPFERWMKYSWRVFLWWVALGCVLVSVAHMIKLA